The genomic region ATACGCTTCCGTAGGTGTCCTTTGTATGGATAGTAAAGTCGATTTTTGCTAATACAGCCCCAGAAATACTACAAATTGTAACATTATaggcaaaacttttttttttatctccacttTCAAAAAGTGTTTGCTCCTTAAAACTGCTGGCTTTCTGTGTAACATTGCAAGGTCTCAGCCTTGCTGTGTAAGTAACTTGAGATAATGTACAGGTAGAACTGGACTGTATAGAATAGTAATGAGTACTCCAATAATGCCTTAGTATATAAAACAGGCAAAATTTGTCCTCTAAAAGTTTTATATATGggattttaaaacacatctgtgAAGACAGGTGAAAATTAGCAAAATGAAGACAGACGACAGGGTGAAGTTAttagaaaatcacatttattgtaAAGACAGGAAGGACAATAACAACCAGATGTTCTGCTTTACATGCTTCCAAGGTATTAAACACATAATACAAATACCCCGTTGAACTCAATTTGGTCCCCAGCTGCTGCACCTTTACAGTCAGTATATGCTAATGGttaagaacttttttttttaaattaggatTGATAAAGTAAATAACTTAAAGCTGGTATCACAGCCAAGACAAGTGACACAGCAAGTCAACATAGTTCTCAAGAGGGAAAGTTAAAGACATGTTCCATCAGTGTGTCTCATCTGCACATTCGGTTTGGTTTAACATTTCAGTCAATCCATTTCAGCACATGAAACGATTGAGATGAGCATATGCAGCACATCACTTAATGATAACCGGCTCAAATGCATCCTGAAAGAATTGTATCCAAAGCAGTAAAGACAGATgttgattaatttttttattatcatcatcattattattattattattattattattattattattattattattattattatcatcatcatcatcatcagtaatTTTGTATGTAAACTGACACACATTTCAATTTCCTTCCATATCGTCTCCCTCCATGCTGGTACCAGATCTCAATTTGTCGTCCATGACAAAAAGAAATCTTGATAACACAATCTTTCCAGTGCTTCAGAAAGTGTTGACAGTAAGTGCCATCGCCCAGAGACCCGCTAAACAGCATTAAGCTCGCCCATTTTTCAATAAGAAACATACAGAGCCCTCAAACCTCAGACATTCAAGCCTTGTCCCGTAAAGATCATTagaattgaaaaaagaaaattaattatAGGGTTAGTGTTCTGTTCATTACAGCTCATCACTCACACAAAGAGCaaaagtttgttaaaaaaatgtttggatTCAACATCAAAAGGCAAGTGTGACCATCATATCACCTatgagtagtagtagtagagagagagaaactgagacGTTGCTCAGAAACTGTCACATTTCCTCTTATTGGTCCATGATGATGATTACGATGATGGCGGGTGGTGGTCGGACAAGTCGTTAACTCCTGGTTCCTTCTGTCTGTTACGGCCGATCTATCTATCCCTGCTTCTGTTTCTTGAGGTAACGAGAGCGCTGGGACAGCCCCATCCTCATCACATAGATGTTAAGGATCTTGGCAGGAAGCAGAACTGTAGTCACCCAACCCTTCAGAGGGAAAATGACATGGTCAGCCAGTGGAATTAACAAATAACTGATGagttctttccccccccccaagcaATTTTGTGCAGAAGAATATTTAAAGCAATTGCTTGTTCTTTAATACCTATGCACCtctcaaattattattaagttACACCCATTGTCTTACAAAATGCCACAGTGACTGCACATGGAAGTGTTCTGTATGCGACATTTCCACTTCAGCAATTTTAAATCCTTTTTTGTAACAACTTTGTCATTTTGTAAAAGATGGTAATCTTATCTCCctgaaaatgtgcataaaattTGCATCAGTTTTACAACATTGTGTATTAGCATTTGCTTTAATGAAGACAAAAGCATGACAGTTGAAACTGCTGATTTTGTtcagagaaaacccccacagCCTTAAATCCTCTTTCTAAGTAAGAGGCAGTTTTATGAAGCATCACAAATGGTACTTCCATTGACTTATTATTACCATAGTAATTTCGTTAGCAATAGATTTCTTCTTAATTAGAGTATTACCATTTATAATGCTGCTTTACTTTCAGGGTgcaatttgatattttctgATTATGAACATGGCTACGTGTGGCTAAGTATTTAAAAAGGAACATTTACTGTTGATTAGGACATTAGGATATGGTATTATCCATTCTGAGTGAAAGGAGCATTTACTGCTCACATATATTCAAACCTGAGTGGCCTGAATGGCTGGAACTTATAAATTAACTAATGTACTTTGTAACCTTCTTATGATTTAGAGAAGAGTTCATGAACCTTGTCTTGCCCACTAGTCTAGACTGATAAAATAGTTGCCTTGGGACCAGACTAGCCAATTTTGTAGTTTATCTATTGGGCTAGGATTTGTGGTTACTGTTGGGTTGATGTGATTGCTGTTctgtttattatcattattattattattattattattattattattattattattattatacgtctgctaaatgacatgtaatgtaatgtaactgaaactgagctcctctcatctctgttttcacacagacagacatcagACACATCTATACAATTGGAttcattaaaacataattttgttctTGCAAACAATGCATATTTGGAAGGGCGGAGGAAGCCGTGTGGTCATAGGACACATCCAGGACACATTTTTAGGCAAACAGCTCTACATATTAAAGCTGTACATATTAAATCAAATTTTGATCTGAccactgaggacagatgttaatagcAGGTCTGTACAAAGTCTGCATGGTGTAGGTTAACAGTGTAGTACATTTCCTGGTAAAAATGGCAACAGACATTTAAACTTAATTGTTTTGCTACCTGGTTGGTTAGTGGGATAGCAGACCAACTATAGgatcacatttaaaacagaCTTGTTTGGCCTTTGGCTTGAAATGTTTACCTGAGCTGAAATGCTCGTGTTAAAACTTGATTTActgcagcttcttaaatcaCGTGCCTACGGGTTTTATTTCATGATTTTAGCTCGTTGGCAAtggattaaatacattttaaaaatggctCATTACTTTCACACATATCTCCAGTAACAGTAAGAACTATAGTTGTCAAGATGCCTCAGAAAAATGAAAGCCTGGACACTTAAATATCGAACTATATTGGCTAGGAGTGTTGCTTTATTCTGTTGAATGATGTGGATTATTAGTGGAAACTGGACAGAGCTTTGCTGCACAGTGTAAAGGATTATTAGATAACTGTGACAGACAATACCCGTCTGCAGCTGCTGGTTTAGTGAAATACAGGAGCTGTTGACAGTTAAGATCTGTGGTGGTTTTACGTTATCTGCACTGGACTGGACTGCACAGCATCAACAAAAGCCTTTGTATTCTGAATAATATTTACTGAGCGTCTGAATGCGGATATAGATGGTGTTGTTATTGATATGTGCATCAACAATTATTATCATTGATATTCAGATCACATCATAAAAGAGGatccaacacaacacaaagaaactGGAGGGAGTACAGCAAGTGATTGATGTCTCTGTAAACTCTGCTAAAACACAGACACCTGGTGACATAGCAGAACCAAGATTTGTGTTTCAGTCTCATTACAGATGCTTGTTTCTTAACAGGATAAATACAGTGACAGGACGCAGCCAATGCTGTAAGTTAAAAAAACTTTCTGAATGGCGATGAGCTAACAAACGGCACATTTATATAAGATGAAACTGCAGCCCGATAAGGGTTTTCAGTGCCGTTGGAGTGACAGACATTCACTACCTGATATATGAGGTTTCCTCATGAGTGTTGCACTGCAACAGATCTAATCCTGCTATAGAGAGCCAGTTGTGCTTGAATGTTGTCACTAAATGACTAAGCTGTACTCCTTGTAGTATAATCCAAATTGTCAGCTACATTTAACTATTGTTTGCAATGGTCAGGAACAATAATAAGCCTGAACAGCAATGTCAAACTCCAGTCCAAAGTGAATGACACCAGAAGAAGACTAAATGGTGCAGATATAGTGAGGATTTGTAGGAACTATGTCCTCTGACTTTATGCAGCTTTGTTCTACAAATACATTATTTCACTTGTGGTGTGTAAAACAGACTGAGGTGGGTGAACATTTGAGTATAAATCTGTAAAGAAATTTGATTCCCACTATCACATACTGTATCCAGACTTACCATTATGGCATGAGGTAGGTAGCCATTGGTCTGGGTCTGTAGCCCCACAGTGTTGAGTTCGGCTGCAACATAGCGCTCTGGACTGGGCTTGTCCAGTGTAGCCCGTCGGATTTTACTCAGCTTTGATACAACAAAAAATGGAAGAACACTCTGTCGAGGAAAGATCGAAAAACACCGGTTACGTAAAACGTGTCCAGTTTCAAGCTTGGTGAAGAATTCAATTACACAAATGAACTATGTTAtaattttactttacattttgaACCACCAACATGTATTATTATCTAGTGTGGATTCAGAAGAAAGAATATAATTAttcaattgttattattatttacctgGATGACGATGCCCTTGTTCTTGTATTCAGCTTGAAGTCCCCGTGAAAAGAAGTCCACAAATGCCTACATAAGACACAGGAAGGTCATTAAGGCCAAAACTACGACCATGCACAACAAAACTTCAGAAAACCCTGGGATTCCATTTCTCaaaagaataagaaaacaaGCTGTAAAAAAGTAACAATGAGTAAATACATGTACTAAGAATTCATGTGCAATGTAATTTACCAGTAACGGTAGTTATAAAGAACTGAGGTGACCATGAAATTAAGCATTAAACTAGAGGTTCACCCTGGATGTATTTTAGATGTGCTTCCTTTGCAGAAACTAGAATTTAGGACATAAACATGACCCAGTATTAAGAAACGAGCAAATGAATCAGCTGAAACTGCGAACAGCGGGCTGTTAGAAGATAACAAATGCACAAGACAGTTATAAAACATTATGACACCACATGCTCccataaacatttttaatcggTGCACTACCTCAGGACATGAGTTAGTCAACGACTTTAAATACAATCaaaacagtaaatttgaaaaaaagacaatccCTCACTTGATTCATACATCTCAATAAATGTTGGGCTAACATCTGTCGTCAACAGACGTTAAGTTTTGCCTCAGTTTGTGTCGTGGCTTAAACAAAGAATTCATAACATGAGAACAAAAAGGGATTTCTCCCCATGGACTAAAGTATACTGGAAGATGTTAACACTGGGGTTAACccttaaaaagtaaaagtcatACTGTAAACCATGTATTAAAATGACCTTGGAGGCAGAGTAGACAGTAAGAAGAGGAACAGGGTACATCCCGCTGGCAGATGAGATGTTTAGGATGGCCCCcttcctcctacaaacacagacatacaaACAAATACTGTTTTAAACCAAAAGGAAACACTAAGCAAGGAAcaaaagacagaggagacaagCAACAAACACTTAAGCCTGGACTCAATCCAAGGAGAAGAGATCACAGTGCTATGTGTGCTTGCAAGCCGAGCAGAAACTGCTCTTATTGTTCATCAAAGACAAATCTGTAGATACAGAGGATCAAACACACAGTAACGTCAATACTTCAACAGTCACAATTTGATGAGATTTTTGCTCTAGTTTGTAAAGCAGTCATGTAACAGGAGGATGATgggaaataaatcaattaatatATACAGTTGTGGACGAAATTATTAGCCCCCCCCCTaagaaaatgtaattgttttaaaaGGTAAGCGTTGTTAAATAGAGCAACATATTTTTAACAAAGCTTTTTAAACAtcttagttttattttggatacTTTCATTATTTAACTTTGCACACAGAAATGAAATTATTCCACAAAAACCCACTTGCAGTATCTTTACAAGCCACACTGGGAATCACTGATATAGTCCTCCGTGCTGTGTTACAACAAATTCAGAGGGATCTATGATGACCCACTTACTGCTGACGACAGACAAACTTACCTCTCCGCCATTCCAGGTAGAACAAGACGCGTCATCTATAAACACAAAGGGAAGCACAGAGTGTGAGCAACAGAGTGAACATTTGACGGACAAGAAAGCGTATTATTGTGTGTGGGCTGAGTTGAGGAGATACACAATGGTTaacttgtttgtgtgagtgtgcaagTCGTGTTTGAAGAGGTGGTGTACAAGGAAGACAAATAGAGGGAAGGGATGATAATGGCAGCAGAGGGAGCAGTTTAGAGAAATATTGAATGACATAAATTAAGCATTAAGCGAGTGGGTGGACTTTAGCTGTAGCACTGGGACACTGctaaacacagagaggagggaCAGAAGTGACTTACTACAATTTTTGTCACCGTTTTATGTGTGTTGATGcatgtgttccaggtattacttgTGATGTGGGGACCTAAGTCTGTTTAGAGAGTCCGATTATGGGCACTTTACTCAATGGCAAACAAGTCATTGGAATGAGACCTTTGCAAGTTCGTTATGATACAGCGTCTATGTTGTACACACAATCACTAAAGTACTTTCATTTAAACTGTTGCCATTTCTCCGTATCTCTGAATATTCCAAAATGACTGAACCAATTTCCATGATATGTAGTGAAGTTTACAATTTGGAGCAAATCTAGATTTATTTTGTGCTTCTTTTATCATGCAACATTAGCCTTTTATAGGCATGTGATGACAACTCTTCCAGTTTACTATAACATCTGCTGCTCAAGGTTTCAAAGCTGACTACACATTTTCAAAACCCTTACACATAGTACTGAATTTGTGCAGTTTCTACAACAAATTTGCTTAGGAAAAATAATAggttgaaaaatgtaatttttcaaCCTATTATTCTCTCCATGATTATGATTCAATTTCGAAAAGCATCATGACATCAATGTTTTTTATGATGACACTCACCTGGCACACCGATGTTATGTTGATGTTGATCATTGTGTCAATGAActaaaataaagacagaagaaacaaaataattgtTCAGCAAATCAGACTTTTACATTCATTCAAGTTGCAACTAAAGGCATTGAGATATCGTATTATTTGTTCAAAATAACTTGGTAGAAATTTCTTTtggaatgactgaatgaatgaaaagcatATTTAATCTCTTACATATTGTATTTCACTTATGATACATTCAGGAGTGGAATCagatgatgacatttttattttattttatttttacaagcAAACAAGCATGTAATTAACAAGTATGTATGCATTTAATAAACCATCTGTCAGCTAGAAGCCTCTCTGAAACATACAGGTCCACCTAACATGTCAACTCTTAAAATATATTTCATTATTACATACTGTCAATATTCCTCTATAATCCCATCTGAATTCCACTCCTCACTATTTTTAATATTGaaatttttaaatcaaaattttAATACATATTAACTTAATATGTGGTTGTTAAATGTTCTGTCCACTGGGCCATGCATGGGACACTGGCGGCCTGCATGTGCCTCTCGACTGTGTTAATATAATTAGCCGAGTTGCCCGTGGTGATGGACAGCACCGACTCACATTCTACTCTCCCGAGTGTGTCACCGATGCATCTGGCAAAGTTTTCGCCGGTGTGGCTCATCTGAGCTTCAGTCATTTTGAGAATTAATGATGTCTATGAAATGTTCGGTAACTGTCACATATGCTTCCATGGTCACTCTGTTGGTGATGGTCATGCGGCTAGGAACCGTGTACCTTGGCTCAAGCTCTTGGATGAAGTGTTTGAAACCAGACCCCTGCGCGATGTTAATCGGTCTCATGTCTTTGCAAATAGAGCGTACCAGTTTGTCTGTAATAACGTTCTGACGGGCAGCTGTAAACCCTGCGATGTGGAGGGAggcaaaaaatacataaaaatatgtGCTCGGACTAAATCTCGGCCAGGGTGCAGTTTTGGCAGGTGTCCCCTAATGTTTCCGGTTGTCAAGTGACATTTCATTTAGACGTTGCATATTCTGCATGTCTTTATTCGTCAATTTTCAGTTTGTTGATGGAAAGCCAAAAACTTTTCACACATGGCTTTTTAGATGGTCAGGAGTGGTGACCTCCACGGGTGTTTTATCGCCGTCTGCAGTTTCTGCGGAAACGAGAGATTGTTCTGCAGGGTCATATGTGaccaaagcattttgttttccacatgTGGATAGGCAGAGGAAAGAGGGCCAGGCTTGAGTTGCCACacatgtattacattttttttttttttaaagatttgattgttattaatttttttaatatgctAATTATATTCGACTCCCGAAATTTGTTCCAACAGCCCTACTGTCAATAATGTTTACTGATGCAGTGGCAAAAATTCAGTTCAGTGACAGTAACAAGACAGTGTATAATAGCAATTCAAGCTATTTCTAAATTCTCCCCACAGGTTTTGTTACTGTAGATTACAGTATCTTGTGTGATGTAGACAGGAGTGGTGCTTGTTTTAAAAGGAGGTGGCCCAACTCTGCCATAAATCACTCTCTGATATGCTTAATGAGATACGCTTTATTATGGCATTTGTGCATAcataaattcaatttaaatctGTAGTAGGCTGGATTGCTGTTATAGTTGTATAGCTGAATAGTTGATTGTCAATTCACATCCACATCTAATGGTTTTAGAATCACCTCTCTGCATCTGCTCCTCTTATCAGAAGAGCATAACATAGACAAAAGCATTCCTTCCATCACTGAAACTCTCAGCCAAtacttacatttgttttattgactgTATAgagtatttcctttttttataatgCTTTGCAACATAAGACAATTTGTCAGTGCTACAGCAACATAAAGGGTCTGTAAACCACAGTAAATGGAAAATATGATAAACTGTTAACTTACTCTGTCGAGACTGGGGAGCTCGAGGAAGAATTCAGGGTAAGAGTAGGATATTCCAACATTGTTCACTGTTAACAAGACAAATAACAGCatcatgacatttaaaacacaaaatgtgacagaaaaatgttCAGCGTGTCATTCCTCTTTTCAGTCCAAGGAGGGCAGCAAAGGCCTAAAGAATCCTAACTTTTTATGACTGaatgaaaaacatacatttatcaTAGACTAGTATGTATTATTCCTGTGGTGTCTATTTGACCCTGGTTCAAACTTAATTCTCAGTTTCATCTTCATACATTTTTCTTGAAAGATGACATGACCTACTGCAGTCTTACCTAACACGCCAATCTCCAGCCCTGCAAGTCCATCTTCAATCCTGGAGTAGATATCCACAGTACTAAAGTCTGCTGCgatggttttggtctccacacCACATTTGCTTTctgtgaaaacatgtaaaagtattttaataaatacatatatgagAGACAGTGAAATATACTACAAAGCAGAAGTCACTTGACACCATGATATCACTGACTTACATATAGCTAACAAATTGACCCTTGGAAAGggaagagcagagcagaggaaatTATTATAAACCGGAGATAATCCTTCATCATCAATGATAAACTCCATCAATTAAgagaaataattcatttaactgcaattcaattcaatgcaaTCATTTAAGTGTTAGTCATTTGGCCTTGCTGGACTGTTACACAGTGCAATATGGATGCAACATTTCACGATCAGGATAAATAAGGCTGTATAGCTGCATGGATCATTAAGACTGAACTCCAGTCAAGCTGCTGTTATACTTAACACATAAACTCCATTAGTCTGTGCCTCTGGACGGCAGGTACCGTTGATTTCCCTTGACTGCAAGATGTGGGTTTACTTCCACTGATGGATTAAGCGGAGTACTACTTggctacatactgtatttcacaGTGATTTATGTGAAACGTGCATAAAAAATATCTCCACTTTCCATTAATGTTCCATGTCTGCCAtaatttttgtttgcatttaaacTGCATGTTTAAAGTAAATGTATAAAGTAGGATAACTTACCGATTGCCTTGGACACTTCATCCAACTTCTCCTGAGAGCGGCTGATCAGCACAATAGCAAAGCCTCTGCGAGCAAgctgcaaacacaacaaaccatgtcaataaaagaagacacatgtaaTTCAACACATATTGCAGGGAggcaaaacaataacacaagtcTTTAATTTGGCCCGTGGTGGTGATCAAACGGCGACTGGCCTAAAATCCTCTATACACATGGGTAATTAATTAAGCAGGCATGCTTGCTGTTTTAGTTGAGTCAGTTTAAGTGTTTGAAAAGAAAGGGACAGAGACGAAGGAATTATTTCACTGTGGCCCACTGtcatgggaaaaaaagagagaaaatatccaggGAATCTTACCTCCTCTGCGTAGGCTTTTCCAATCCCATCTGTGGCTCCTGTCACAACTAAACAGGGACAGAAAGAAACTGGATTAGCATGATAAAAGATTGTGCTCCTCAGAATCAAATCTGAAAACAGTGAATTTAATGGGGCAAAAACACATTGCTCCATATTACTAGTAAATTCAAGCACAATGCAGAGATTTCCATTAAAGTATAAATCAGGCTCATTCGGCTGTTTCATTAAAACTGAGATAAGGAAGTGATGTTGCCCTTTACGTTTGTATTTCTACATTCTATTACAACCTACTCTCAGGATGGATCATACTACAGGGTGAGAAATAATATAGGTGCAGTATATACTGAATGAAACCGGACCACAGACAGTGTGTAATGTGACATTGATGTGTACGAAGTGCACATCAAACCCTTGACTTTGGACACACACAATATTTAGagaatcaaaaaaataattatgccCTTACATGATGAATACTGAAAGTcactaaaaaaataatagttctGTAGTGCATGgtcacaaaaacatttatacCAACATGTGATTGCTGGACATTTCAGTCATAAGCCTCCACAATCCTGTATGGGTTTCCACATAAATACAGGGACTAAGTTGCAACGATTTAACTCTCGCAGGCTTTCCCAgattgtaaagaaaaaaaaataatatttccacagaagaaaataatttcaaatGATCTAAATGTCTTTTGTATTTTCCGCTTAAGGcccataaatatttatttttttcataaaaaaaaaaaaaagcaacagtggCAGCAGACCACCATTAAAGAGTAGATGAACAGTGCCACCTACAGGAACATAATCACAACAGAAATCCAATGATAAAGACTTGTGGATCATTTGATTTTTGAGTATTTAAGCATCAATTACAAGAAgttttttcacaaaataaatacactgacTTTCAAGGGTTAAGTATAATTGGCTGAATGCCAGTTTAAACAGCTGTGCTGTAGGATGAGGTACACGAGCAGCTGAGGTGTAGAAGGAGGACATAGTGAGgagggagaaagggagaaagggagaaagggagaaagggagaaagggagaaagggagaaagggagaaagggagaaagggagaaagggagaaagggagaaagggagaaagggagaaagggagaaagggagaaagggagaaaggggagaaagggagagggaACGTGAGGTCTTCTCTGTCATCAGGGGCAGTCGAGGGAGCGGATGCCCTGAAACTACATGGCACaaaaagcaac from Solea solea chromosome 5, fSolSol10.1, whole genome shotgun sequence harbors:
- the hsd17b12b gene encoding very-long-chain 3-oxoacyl-CoA reductase-B, giving the protein MSSSREVVFRALETPLLYLGALTAAWFTLCSVCRLVSGFKVWVLGNGRLVSPTKLGKWAVVTGATDGIGKAYAEELARRGFAIVLISRSQEKLDEVSKAIESKCGVETKTIAADFSTVDIYSRIEDGLAGLEIGVLVNNVGISYSYPEFFLELPSLDRFIDTMININITSVCQMTRLVLPGMAERRKGAILNISSASGMYPVPLLTVYSASKAFVDFFSRGLQAEYKNKGIVIQSVLPFFVVSKLSKIRRATLDKPSPERYVAAELNTVGLQTQTNGYLPHAIMGWVTTVLLPAKILNIYVMRMGLSQRSRYLKKQKQG